The sequence below is a genomic window from bacterium.
AGCTCCTCCGGCAGGTCGCCCGGCTCGAGCAGGATCCGGCCGCCCGACATCACGACCGCGTACTCGATCGCGTTCTCCAGCTCGCGGACGTTCCCCGGCCAGTCGTGCCGCATCAGGACCCGCATCGTCTCCTGCGTGATTTCCTTCGCCGGCAGGTTGTTGTGGTGGCAGTACTTCGCCGCGAAGTGGGCCGCGAGGAGCGGCACGTCGGAGCGGCGCTCCCGCAGCGGCGGAACGTGCACCGGGATCACGTTGAGGCGGTAGAACAGGTCCTCGCGGAACTCGCCCTTCTCGACCTTCGACTTGAGGTCCTCGTTCGTCGCGGCGAGGACCCGGACGTCCACCGGGATCGAGTGCGTGCCGCCGACCCGCTGGATCTGCCGCGACTGGAGCACGCGCAGCAGCTTGACCTGCAGGTCCGGCCGCATCGTGCCGATTTCGTCGAGGAACAGCGTCCCGCCGTCGGCCAGCTCGAAGCGTCCCGGCTTGTCGCGGTCCGCGCCGGTGAAGGCGCCGCGGACGTGGCCGAAGAGCTCGCTCTCGATCAGGTTCTCGGGGATCGCGCCGCAGTGGACCGCGACGAGCTTCCCGTTCTTGCGGCTCGGGTGGCGGTAGTGGAGCGCCTGGACGATCAGCTCCTTGCCGACGCCGCTCTCGCCGGTGATCAGCACCGTGCTGTCCACCTGGCAGACCTTCTCCAGCAGCTGGAAGACCCGCTGCATCGCC
It includes:
- a CDS encoding sigma-54 dependent transcriptional regulator, with translation MANDPQRWNIVVAEDDPGLLRTIVEYLTGIGHAVRGAAAAERAWEMLVEEPADVLITDLKLPGMGGLELMRQAKAHYADLVVLIMTGFASVHNAVEAMREGAADYLPKPFAMAQLRFALERGVDTKALREENSRLRTELLERTSFDRIIGKSPAMQRVFQLLEKVCQVDSTVLITGESGVGKELIVQALHYRHPSRKNGKLVAVHCGAIPENLIESELFGHVRGAFTGADRDKPGRFELADGGTLFLDEIGTMRPDLQVKLLRVLQSRQIQRVGGTHSIPVDVRVLAATNEDLKSKVEKGEFREDLFYRLNVIPVHVPPLRERRSDVPLLAAHFAAKYCHHNNLPAKEITQETMRVLMRHDWPGNVRELENAIEYAVVMSGGRILLEPGDLPEELAGGPLNTVLPCTLTEDGINFRSVVSEVERNLILQSLELTNGNKARAAQLLELKRTTFVEKLKRIQKGLPMYDE